One window of the Nicotiana tabacum cultivar K326 chromosome 4, ASM71507v2, whole genome shotgun sequence genome contains the following:
- the LOC107771272 gene encoding polyol transporter 5 has translation MENQNLDKSVISDQPREIPFQESVPCKNPKRNKYAFACSLLASMTSVLLGYDTGVMSGAVIYIKEDLKISDVQIEILVGTINIYSLVGAALAGRTSDWIGRRYTIIFASAIFFAGAILMGFATNYGFLMFGRFVAGIGVGYALMIAPVYTAEVAPASCRGFFTSFPEVFINGGVLLGYVSNYAFSKLPTKLGWRFMLGIGVIPSVFLALGVLAMPESPRWLVMQGRLGDAKRVLDRTSDTLEESKMRLADIKEAAGIPQDCQDDSIVSVTRRSSHGEGVWRELFLHPTPAVLHILIAGIGIHFFQQASGIDAVVLYSPRIFEKADITKDNDRLLATIAVGCMKTFFILVATFLVDKVGRRVLLLSSCGGMILSLLGLATGLTIIDHSDHKLKWAIVLCICTTLSSVAFFSIGMGPIAWVYSSEIFPLRLRAQGCSIGVAVNRAMSGAILMTFISLYKAISIGGAFFLYTGIAVIAWIFFYTLLPETQGRTLEEMEELFGTFFKWRSTMKELKKNKVESDGSAQVQMENSQP, from the exons ATGGAAAATCAAAATCTTGATAAAAGCGTCATCTCCGACCAACCTCGGGAAATACCTTTTCAAGAATCTGTTCCTTGTAAAAACccaaaaagaaacaaatatgCTTTTGCTTGCTCTCTTTTAGCCTCTATGACATCCGTTTTATTAGGTTATG ATACGGGAGTGATGAGTGGAGCAGTGATTTACATAAAGGAAGACCTTAAAATCTCAGATGTACAAATCGAAATCCTTGTGGGAACAATCAACATATACTCTCTTGTGGGTGCTGCTCTAGCTGGTCGAACCTCAGATTGGATAGGTCGTCGATATACCATTATTTTTGCCTCTGCAATATTTTTTGCAGGAGCAATATTGATGGGATTTGCTACAAACTATGGTTTTCTCATGTTTGGTAGGTTTGTGGCTGGTATTGGAGTTGGATATGCTCTTATGATTGCACCAGTTTATACTGCTGAGGTTGCCCCGGCTTCTTGTCGTGGGTTTTTCACTTCTTTCCCTGAAGTTTTCATCAATGGAG GTGTGTTACTTGGTTACGTATCAAACTATGCATTTTCCAAGCTGCCCACGAAATTGGGATGGCGATTCATGCTTGGAATTGGTGTCATTCCATCAGTCTTCTTAGCCCTTGGTGTTCTTGCCATGCCCGAGTCACCTCGTTGGCTAGTCATGCAAGGTCGTCTAGGAGACGCTAAACGAGTTTTAGACAGAACGTCAGACACATTAGAAGAGTCCAAAATGAGATTAGCTGACATAAAAGAAGCTGCTGGTATACCACAAGACTGCCAAGATGATAGTATAGTTTCTGTCACACGACGTAGTTCTCATGGTGAAGGTGTATGGAGAGAATTGTTCCTCCATCCTACCCCTGCTGTTCTTCATATTCTCATTGCAGGCATCGGTATTCATTTCTTCCAACAAGCAAGTGGTATAGATGCTGTGGTGTTGTACAGTCCGAGGATATTCGAGAAAGCAG ACATTACTAAAGACAACGACAGACTACTTGCCACTATAGCTGTTGGATGTATGAAGACATTCTTTATCTTGGTAGCTACATTCTTGGTAGACAAAGTTGGAAGAAGAGTTTTACTTCTATCAAGTTGTGGTGGTATGATTCTCTCCTTATTAGGCCTAGCAACAGGCTTAACCATAATTGATCACTCAGATCATAAGCTAAAATGGGCAATAGTCCTTTGCATATGTACAACATTATCTAGTGTTGCTTTCTTCTCAATTGGCATGGGTCCTATTGCATGGGTATACAGTTCAGAAATCTTTCCATTGAGATTAAGAGCTCAAGGTTGTAGTATAGGAGTGGCAGTGAATAGAGCAATGAGTGGAGCAATTTTGATGACATTCATATCATTGTACAAGGCTATTAGTATTGGAGGGGCTTTCTTCTTGTACACTGGAATTGCAGTAATTGCTTGGATTTTCTTTTACACATTGTTACCAGAAACACAAGGTAGAACACTAGAGGAGATGGAGGAATTGTTTGGTACTTTCTTTAAGTGGAGATCTACTATGAAAGAGTTGAAGAAAAACAAAGTGGAAAGTGATGGTAGTGCTCAAGTTCAGATGGAAAATAGCCAGCCTTAA